In Selenihalanaerobacter shriftii, the DNA window TTAAATATTAAAAATTATTTTTTATCATTCTTTAGTATCTTTGGTACTTTTGGTTGATAGAAAGTAAATCCACTTGCAGAAGCTACATTAGCCTTACCACTCTTCTTTAATACTTTAGCAATAACCTTCTTCATATTATAGTGACACCTCCTTGTTCAAATTTATATATTCTCTATTAAAGACTTTATAAGCTAAAGGAGTAATTGAAAATCCTTGCCATAAAAGCCCTGATAGACCTGCTAAAATAAATTGATTACTAACTCCTTGTAAACTTAAAAGATAATATAACACTAAAAAGATATAAAAAATAATATAAGAATATATTTTAAGTTTAGACTGCTTCTTTTTATCTCTAATTGGTTTTTCTTTAATGCCAGCTGGCGAGTAAAAATAAATTAACACAGAACCAACTAATAATACTAACCATATTAAATAAGTTATATCTTCAACCTGATTTGCAAAATAGTAACTTATTGATCCTAATAGATTAAAAATAATAGTTCCTGTAATAGCACAATTTCTAAAACATGAAGCATGTACTCCACCTGATAATGCTTTAAGTATAGAAGCAGTAATTAATGCTGTTAACGTTAAAGGGAAAATACCTAATGCTTTGGCTATAAATAATATTGCTGAATAAGCTATTATAGTGGATAATAAAATAGTTGCCCCATAATTCATAATTTCTTTTTCTTCATCAGTTGAATCTTCGAACAAATAATTAACTAACTTTTTACTTACTAATTTAATTCCTTCTTTACTTCTCATTTTTTACACCTCCACATACATGACATGAAAATATTTTTTCATGACGCAATATAGAATAAAATAGACTGAAAACAACAATATATTATTAAATTATATATATTAATTAGATATTTTTCACATATATCCTGCATATTTTACTAAAAAAAATAATTTTATTAATTTTTTACATAATATTCATTACATATATAACGTGAAAAAATATTTCCAAGTAATGTTTACTAAAAAACCTTGCTTCTAAACATATCAAAACAAAAAAAGACATGTGTAGAATTATTCTACACATGTCTTTTAAATATTTAATATATACTTTTATTAAAATTAATTATTATATGAAACCTTATTTACAATTTCATTTAACCGTTTTTGATCATTATGAAGATACCGTTGTAAACTAGCCAAATTTTTATGGCCTGAAATTTGTTTTATTTCGGCTAAAGTAGCTCCATTTTGACATAGATGACTTAAAAAAGTATGTCTACATTTGTGAACAGTTATTTCATTAGATAAACCTGCCTCTTGGACCCACCGTTTAAAATGATACTGTAACGTCCTCTTACTAAGCCTATTATCTCTCTCACTTACAAATAAAGGATTGTCTTCAATATTAATTTGTTTTCTCTGTTTTAGATATTTATGAAGATATGGTAATAACTCCTTATTAATTCCTATCATTCGAGACTTACCACCTTTACCTTTAACTACTCTTAATGTTTTATCTTCTAAATTAATATCTGATAAATTTAAATCAACACATTCACTAACCCTTATACCTGTATATAATAATACAGCTAAAATACATTTATCTCTAATATTATTTCTCGAAATTTCTTTAATAACATTAAATAATTTATTAATTT includes these proteins:
- a CDS encoding accessory gene regulator ArgB-like protein; protein product: MRSKEGIKLVSKKLVNYLFEDSTDEEKEIMNYGATILLSTIIAYSAILFIAKALGIFPLTLTALITASILKALSGGVHASCFRNCAITGTIIFNLLGSISYYFANQVEDITYLIWLVLLVGSVLIYFYSPAGIKEKPIRDKKKQSKLKIYSYIIFYIFLVLYYLLSLQGVSNQFILAGLSGLLWQGFSITPLAYKVFNREYINLNKEVSL
- a CDS encoding cyclic lactone autoinducer peptide encodes the protein MKKVIAKVLKKSGKANVASASGFTFYQPKVPKILKNDKK
- a CDS encoding tyrosine-type recombinase/integrase, with the translated sequence MKVIDLMEDFLQWLEAEKGYAQSTLKAYKYDILLFLRWYKEYYNENNKKKIVLQDIDLKDLRNFIIYLAQELEHSNTTRCRKIACLKSFWHYLSNIRKLADNITSDLSLPKKEPTPEIYLRQIEINKLFNVIKEISRNNIRDKCILAVLLYTGIRVSECVDLNLSDINLEDKTLRVVKGKGGKSRMIGINKELLPYLHKYLKQRKQINIEDNPLFVSERDNRLSKRTLQYHFKRWVQEAGLSNEITVHKCRHTFLSHLCQNGATLAEIKQISGHKNLASLQRYLHNDQKRLNEIVNKVSYNN